The region TGTTCAACAATTGGGGTCTTTTCTGATTTTATGATGTCTTTTAACCCGTTAGCACTAAGATGTAATTCTGCATCGAGTACCCAAGACAAATAATTATCCTTAGACATATCCAACGCAACAAACACTAATTTTACAAAATTTGTCATTCTGaatgtaaaataaatattaaaatatgatgCAATGCTTCacaaatatatttaaataattatttccAAATAATAACATATTTGATACGATTAATGTAAAAGTTACGACGGCATAGCCAGCCAGAAAACTTTTGGATATTACTTGACGGCATAACCATCTTTATAACGTATAAACAGTAATATAAACGAATAACgataataattagaatcaaatgatTAAGTCTAAAACGTACCTCTTTCGTTAAATGAAACTTATTCGGGTAATACCTTCTTCGTGAATAGAGCTTACTTGGACAATATCTCATTCGTAAATAAAGCTTGCTCGTGCAGAGACTCGTGCTCTTTTGTGGAACAAGCTTGAGTTGACACGGTTTCGCGAGTAAAATTAAGTTGTGCCTCATTTGTTAAAACAAGGCTCGGCTGGCAGAGACTCGTGTTGATAACGTGTTATAAACTTTGActgaaaatattagttatgtttaaTGTAGAGAAAGTATATGAGAATAAAAGATATAAAGAGAAAGTTGTATCTCATTTCATTAGCTAATTGAGTTATTTATAGTAGTTGGTTTACAAGTCTTACTAAGTAAGTTATTTAAATCTTCTTCATTAAGTATTACAAAACTTCCTCGATAAATTTTACAAGTCTTCCTCGATAAACTCTTTACAAGTCTTCCTGATTAAGGGTGTGTTTGGTATTCCTGTTACTGACAGCAACAACAGTTTTTTGCTGAgcagttaaaaaactgtttggtaaaattcaAAAACTGTTTTTTGGAAAAGTGCGTTTGACCTAAAAGTTGCTGTTAGAGAAAGCAAGTCCCCCGTGCTTTTAGAAAAAAAACTGATTTTCAGATTTTGCGGGAAGCATatgctgatttcaccatcaaaccttagcaaaatcattattatttttatttttttgcatCAAATCATATacatatcaaaaaaattaccaaacaatcatctgatttttacaacactTTTTTCTAACAACCTTTTTTCTAACAGCGCCACAATTTTTAACACGAATCATAAGCATAGTCTAAGTTTATTTCTTAAGAACCTGTGCAAGCAAGATTTGAGAGACTCTTTCgattatatttattcaaatattttaacaaaAATGAAAGAACTAGAACCTTAAACCCTAATCACTGCCCCTCTTTCAATTTCACCTCAGTCCCAACTCGTTCTCCGACTCAGTAATTACTAAAACTCGCTATTTAACTCACCCATCAGAACTCATCACAAAATGCAACCACAAAACACCGTCGATCGGAAGCCGGAGATCGTTTCTCCGGCGACTCCGATCACAACTCCGATCTCCACATTTAACCCTAACGCCACTATTCTAGAACTCATCTTAAAGCTCCGATCTTGCTTTCAGCTCCGAGACTCCGAAGAAGTCGCGGCTATTTTACAAAGCCGCGAAGATAAGATGAAGCAAAACATCACCGATCTGAAGAATCGAGAAGATAAGCTCAATTTGAGCAATATTGAGCTGAAAAATCAGTTACGAAGCTTAACTGGTAAATGCACTTGTCTCGAGGCGAGCCGCGAGAAATTTGCGGTAGAAAAGGAGAGATTTGAAGCGGAATTGAAGAAATACAAGGCGGAGCGCGAGAAATTCGATGTCGAAAAGGAGcgaattgaagcggagattaagAAATGTAAAGCGGAGTGTGAGGAGTATAGAGATGATAAGCTTATGGCTAAGTATGAGCTGGAGAAAGCTAGGTTGGATTTGAATATGTGGAGAGAAAAGGAGGTTATTTCCGCGGAGAGATACGAGAAGAGGATAGCGGAGAAGGAGGATGAGAATGAGAGAATGCGGGTTGAGATTGTGAAATTAAGGGAGGAGATTGTTGGTTTGGTTGACGGGAAAAAGAAAGCGGAGAATTTGGCTCCTTATTGGGAGAATTTATATAAGCAAGTTGAGCCGAATGTTATGAAATTGGAGAATGATTTGTTGATGATTTTTGCGAGTTATCCTGTGTTAGGGAAGAGTGTGGAGGAGTTGCTGCGTAGTCCTCCTGTGATTAATCCGAAATCAGGTAGTCTATTGTTTAATTTGTTGCTACGTAATACTGTTATTGTTTCTTCCGTATAACTTTTGACAAGTGTTTTGTGATCAGGATTTGGTTGATTTCAATATAATTGTTGTTCTTTTTATTTGCTAATGTCATATTATCTTGAATAATTGACTGCAATGTCCTGTCTTCAACGTTTGTCCTCGTATATGAATAATATTTAGCTGGTTTTGTGCATTTTGCTTGAATTTTTTTGATGAATTTATAGTAGTCTTGTACTTTTTAATGGTTGGAGGGGAATTATTGGGTATCACAAGTGTTCAATGTATAATGGTGATGTATGTTGTAGTGTTGTGAGTCAAGTGTCAACTCATTTACCAGGATGACATATGTGAACTCTCTGTGTGTATATATGTGGTGGTCATAAGGCAGAAACCATACTGCAATTGAAGTCTAACTAACAGAACTATCTTCGGTAGTTTTCAATTTTTGTGGATAAAAGTGACAACATAATTTAAAACTTCAGTGTAATTTCGATCCTTTTTTTCCCCAGAGGAATGGCCTCTTATTAAATTTTAGGTCTATTCCATCTTAGCGTTCTTCTGCCCTTATATAAAAAAGATTGCAAACAGACAATATTGAAACTGTCCTTTCCAGTAGTATTGCTGTCGTATTTTGCAGCTTTCCCTTTTGTTGCGGAACTATGTGGAATGGTTGTGCAAATTACACCGATCCAATTATTTGGCTTACTAGTGATCAGTTGTATCAGGGGTTTCTACAAAGAGACATACTGAAAAGTTATTGCTGGGCTAGATTAAAACTAAAGCTTATCAGAAGGCTTGGTCTAAAATTCTTGCATTTGACTTGTCCCTGAGTTATTAAAGGGACTAGATGTTTGCTTGATCAATCTAGTTGGTATACATATAGTTGCACAACTGATCTTACAAAAAAAAAGAGAGGCAGCACAATGTTGTCGTATACAATAATTATAAGAACAAAAATTGTGATTATTTTCTTGTAGCCTAAGACCTCTCTCCTTTCCTGTGTTCGGAAATTCCTTTTGTTACCCTCTATGTCAGGTGTACTTTTTAGTACTTTTATTATATCATTGGTTCATATCTTATTTACCATTATATTTGTATAAGTTTTTAAAGGTACTTCTAACCCTTCTTAGCAGTTAACAATGGCAATCTGGAGTTGGTTGAGCGGAAAACGCAAAGTAATTTATCTAAATGTGATGCGAATGCTCATGCATCACCCTGTGCTGGTTATACTGTCGACACCAGTGGTCGAGCAGATGCAGGTATAACAAATTGACTTTATATTTAATCATATATATACTTTAACATCTTATTTTCTTTTACTGCAATGACGATATTTTATAATTTGGAATTATATATCAAACTGAAAACGTAAAATTGTACATGTACAATGAACATGATAATAGGTAAATGCTCGAGTTTTAAGCTTATTATTAGTAATATAAAGAACACTAAACATATAAATCATTTGAGATGTCTTGTAAGTTAGTTATGAGTAGAGAATAGACGGCCTGTATATAATATCAGTACTAAATTGCTAATTCTTGCATCACATAAACCTTCTTGTGGTTTTGATTGGTGCAATATAATTTAAGAGTTAGCTGCCTATATAAAAAGGTAAAAGACTAGCAAAAGTAAATTATTGGCACAACCTGGTCAAACGTTGCATGTATATTATGGGAAAATAAGTAGAGTCGTTATCCTTAATTGTGTTATTGTCTAGGAAAAACAAAAAATATTAGGTAAAAGTTGGACCTACTTTCCATGGTAGGAGAATCATATACAATGTGAGCTTAGTATGAATATTACATGTATCACAACATACagtcctctctctctctctctctctctctctctccccccccctcCCCCCCTCTTTCTCTCAATAATCTTTTTGTTAAATTATGCACTCAAGCAGAGTAACCATGTAGCCAAATAGTTACTTTTCATTAATTATATTTTCACTCATAAGTTTGTATCGCTCCATTTTTGTTTCCCCTTGTACCTTTAATTTCCCCCCTTTTAAAGATCATATGAATTTACCAACAAGTTCTCGTTCTAGTGACACTCGTTTGACCTAACAATGAGGGGAGATGCAAGGTTTAATATTGTCAAAAACATCATGTAAATATTGATATCTTGTCAGCTATATATCCACTAGCCTATTTGGGCATAGTCTTTAAGATCAACTTGAGATAATGTTCAATGTCTTCTCAACAACTTCTATAGTAACCAACCAACACCTCCCTGTGTTGATCAGCTGTTACTCTTCTTACCCCTTTTTATCAGAATCTATTGTTTACGCAGAGTTTAATCATCCAATCTTTTGGCCAAAAATTTGGATAGCTTTgggttttttttaaaattttttctAGGAATTGCATCTTTACATGCAAAATCTCAGAAAAGGTGTCAACTTCGCTACTTATCCCTTTATAATTTTGGCTAGGTTTACATAGTACACTTTCAGGTATTTTTTAATGAATTCTGATGGGTTTGTATATTTTTGTATGTGGATAGATGCCTATAAAAAACGTAAATATCAACTTGCAAAGTGAATATGTTTATTGAAGTTATGCGATATCTTTCTTGCAGGTCCAAATTCCTCTGTTATGGCGGCCATGGCCTGTGGAAAGAGAATGCCTATAGAAAATCAGGCGGTCATTGAGATTGATGACAGTGATGACGAACAGCCTATAATTGAGACAGCTTCTGCTTTAAAGGTAGGCCAACTAAGTTTTAAATCAGTTTATGAAATAAAGTATTTCGCAGgaatttttattcatgaattGTAATTTTCAGACTGATAAAGATTATGGGAGAAGTTACAACAAGGACCCTGCCTCTCAGTCAATATCTAGAGGAAAACGTCCATTAGTCTGCACCCAGAAAAATGGTGATGTTGGCGATGCTGATCGGAGTAATAAATATAAGCGCAAAACGGATTCAGCTATTTCAAACAAGGCAGACGAGAACTCCTATATAAGTGACGAGAGTATCTCTACCTTGGCCATAGAAAATTTATTTCCCAAGAAAAGGAAAAACAAACCTTTCAATTTTGAAGCTGAAATGCTAACTGCATTTAACAAAGATGACGAGCTCTGCTTAAATGCTGTTTGTGCTCTTCATAGAGTGCAGAAATGTGATGAGCTTCCCCGTGCTTCACAGTATCGAGGATTCAGTGCCATCGATACTATTAGGTATGACCAACAAACCTTTACTTTGTTAATTGAGTCCCTCTTTTGTAATTTGCATTATCTATATTTTAGCCAGTTCATTATCTTTGTTTTTGCTTCTAAATACACAATGAGTTAATTACCCTAGACCAGTGTTTGTTTTTCCTTATTATGACAATTTGCAATTAGAAACCTGCacaattttctttttttataCCTTGAGCCTATGCCAAAAACAGACCTGCTCGTAGACTAAGGTTCAAGGATGCACACAAACCTTGCCTCTACATCTTAGAATAGGGAAATTCAGACGAGAAACTGAGTAAGGTTCAAGGATGCACACAAACCTTACATTTCCACTTGTGTGTACTTTAAAGTAGAGACTCGTTGCGTTTTGTTTTGGAAGTCCTGTGCACATTCTTCTCTGTTTATGAGGAGATTCTGTTGAATTGATTTTGTTGTTGGTGGCCGGATTTGCTAGAAGTTCAATGTTGAGTTTTACAATTGTTCTAATTCTTCCACATTTTTTAGTTATTGGTTGATGATTGTTAAAAAATTTATCATTGTTTTATGATAATTTATATATTTGTTTATAGAAGAGGGGAGGAGGAACTGAAACCATGGCCTTTGTTACGTTGAAGACTTACCATGACCGCCAGGCTGACCCTTTAACTTAAATAAATTATTGTTGTTGATTTCAAATTCATTTAGCATTCTATTATGTAGCTATTAGCATGATTGCGAAGTACAGTAGTTGCCACTGTTTTATCAGTTCCAGCTTGTAGGTTTTTTCTTTTAAACTGTGGGCATTCCTTCGCTCCAGGTAAAAAAGAAAGAATTTCAGATTAGGCCCATCTTCTAGGTAATAATTTACAGAAACCTTTTCAAAATTAAATCATAGAATGCTAAATGAATTTGATATGAACAACATAATGAATGCTAAATGAATTTGATATGAACAACATAATGAATGCTaaataaattatttcttttctGATAAAAATCAATATGTGAAATCTTAGGAAACAAGTGTTTTTGACTGAATAGACAATgtattattttatcaataaaaggTACCATTATTACAAAAAGTGAAGAGAGAGAAAATGTTTGCTtctaatatatattataaaataagagttagaaaaggagagaggTTAGCTAAAGATAAGGAATGAGAGCAACTCCAACAAGCTACTTTAACTTTAtctaaaaataatataatttaattgCCTCCTAAGCATTTAGGATccaattttttttatcatttccAACAACATCTCTATTCCTATCTcttaacttatattttattaataaatgtACTTATTATAATGGAAAAGAGATATATGATTTTAGTAAAAAATTGAATATAATTGATGTGCATGAGTAATGAAAGAGAAGAGAAGAGGAGAGAGACTCCTAAAATAGAGGAGGAAAAATTGGCTCCTAGTTATTTGAGGAAAGAGTTAAGAGGCTCTTGTAGCTtgtttttcaaaaaatttccTCAAAATTTAACTTACGAGCTTGAAATGAGGAGTTGTTGGAGATGCTCTGAGAAGAAGATCTTAGTGATTTAAGGAATTACTAGGATATTGCTGGAGTGTTTTTTTTTCCATACATTCCtcatattttagtttaagactCCAAATAGGTAAGCTATTGGAGTTGCTCATCCCCATAGTGCATGAGATGAGGCAAATTTATGCATTTTGAATGGGGTCTTTATTATTAGGCGACTTGAAGTCAAGGACCTAAAGTGATTTTTAACGTTAAAAAAATGTTTGTGTAATAAAACATAACAATAAATCATCCAAATAAATACAAACTTAAAATAGAAGTTTTCACTTTTCACTTAAAGTAAAATTAAGTCATAAGTAATTTTTTTTCAAGTTTACAGTCTTTACCTACATGGCTTACTCTTCTATCTACCATGTGTAATTTACATTC is a window of Apium graveolens cultivar Ventura chromosome 11, ASM990537v1, whole genome shotgun sequence DNA encoding:
- the LOC141698109 gene encoding uncharacterized protein LOC141698109 isoform X1, which translates into the protein MQPQNTVDRKPEIVSPATPITTPISTFNPNATILELILKLRSCFQLRDSEEVAAILQSREDKMKQNITDLKNREDKLNLSNIELKNQLRSLTGKCTCLEASREKFAVEKERFEAELKKYKAEREKFDVEKERIEAEIKKCKAECEEYRDDKLMAKYELEKARLDLNMWREKEVISAERYEKRIAEKEDENERMRVEIVKLREEIVGLVDGKKKAENLAPYWENLYKQVEPNVMKLENDLLMIFASYPVLGKSVEELLRSPPVINPKSAVNNGNLELVERKTQSNLSKCDANAHASPCAGYTVDTSGRADAGPNSSVMAAMACGKRMPIENQAVIEIDDSDDEQPIIETASALKTDKDYGRSYNKDPASQSISRGKRPLVCTQKNGDVGDADRSNKYKRKTDSAISNKADENSYISDESISTLAIENLFPKKRKNKPFNFEAEMLTAFNKDDELCLNAVCALHRVQKCDELPRASQYRGFSAIDTIRGSHLAKFLIDGDPQGKLQKSVVELQEYDYRGIGECRKLARNHFKQLFQIYQKEEDPFFNEYLVKNYPK
- the LOC141698109 gene encoding uncharacterized protein LOC141698109 isoform X2, with product MQPQNTVDRKPEIVSPATPITTPISTFNPNATILELILKLRSCFQLRDSEEVAAILQSREDKMKQNITDLKNREDKLNLSNIELKNQLRSLTGKCTCLEASREKFAVEKERFEAELKKYKAEREKFDVEKERIEAEIKKCKAECEEYRDDKLMAKYELEKARLDLNMWREKEVISAERYEKRIAEKEDENERMRVEIVKLREEIVGLVDGKKKAENLAPYWENLYKQVEPNVMKLENDLLMIFASYPVLGKSVEELLRSPPVINPKSVNNGNLELVERKTQSNLSKCDANAHASPCAGYTVDTSGRADAGPNSSVMAAMACGKRMPIENQAVIEIDDSDDEQPIIETASALKTDKDYGRSYNKDPASQSISRGKRPLVCTQKNGDVGDADRSNKYKRKTDSAISNKADENSYISDESISTLAIENLFPKKRKNKPFNFEAEMLTAFNKDDELCLNAVCALHRVQKCDELPRASQYRGFSAIDTIRGSHLAKFLIDGDPQGKLQKSVVELQEYDYRGIGECRKLARNHFKQLFQIYQKEEDPFFNEYLVKNYPK